From the genome of Candidatus Chlamydia corallus, one region includes:
- a CDS encoding LptF/LptG family permease — MLIWKRHLLARFWFALISLLILSLIFYASIHHSLHTLKGASTTASGISIKLSILYYLAQISLKAEFLMPQLVAVATTNTLFSMQNKREIILLQASGLSLKSLMRPLLLSGSFIMMMLYANFQWLHPICEKISITKEHMDRGTTAKEQEKIPALYLKDQTVLLYSSIEPKTLTLNNVFWIKDPKTIYTMEKLAFTTPSLPIGLNVTQFFASDLENIELKEFFDMKEFPEIEFNFYENPFSKLFSAGNKNRLSEFLKTIPWNATGLGLSTQVPQRILSLLAQFYYVLISPLACMASIVLSAYLCLRFSRTPTVTLAYLIPLGTINIFFVFLKAGMVLASSSVLPTLPVMAFPIVVLFVLTNYAYAKLQ; from the coding sequence ATGTTGATTTGGAAACGCCACTTACTCGCCAGATTCTGGTTTGCTCTCATCTCTCTTTTGATACTTTCTCTAATATTCTATGCTTCTATTCATCATTCTTTACATACCCTTAAAGGAGCCTCTACAACCGCTTCTGGAATTTCTATAAAGCTCTCTATACTATACTATCTCGCACAGATTTCCTTAAAAGCAGAGTTCCTCATGCCTCAGCTTGTTGCAGTAGCAACAACAAACACACTCTTTTCTATGCAAAATAAGAGAGAAATTATCCTTCTACAAGCCTCTGGTCTTTCCTTAAAATCTCTAATGCGTCCTCTCCTCCTCTCTGGATCTTTTATCATGATGATGCTCTATGCTAATTTCCAATGGTTGCATCCTATATGCGAGAAAATTTCTATTACTAAAGAACATATGGATAGGGGAACGACAGCCAAGGAACAGGAAAAAATTCCTGCTCTCTATCTCAAAGATCAAACAGTGCTTTTATATTCCTCTATTGAACCTAAGACTCTTACCTTAAATAATGTCTTTTGGATCAAAGATCCTAAAACAATTTACACCATGGAAAAGTTAGCTTTCACAACTCCCTCTCTTCCGATTGGCTTAAATGTAACACAATTCTTTGCTAGTGATTTAGAAAATATTGAGCTTAAAGAATTTTTCGATATGAAAGAGTTTCCTGAAATCGAGTTCAATTTCTATGAGAATCCTTTTTCCAAGCTATTTTCTGCGGGAAACAAAAACCGTCTTTCAGAATTTCTCAAAACTATACCCTGGAATGCTACAGGTTTAGGACTCTCGACACAAGTGCCACAAAGGATCCTATCTCTTCTAGCGCAGTTCTATTACGTATTGATTTCACCACTTGCTTGTATGGCCTCTATCGTCCTATCTGCCTACCTCTGCTTGAGATTTAGTAGAACACCGACAGTCACTCTGGCCTATTTAATTCCTTTAGGGACCATTAACATTTTCTTTGTTTTTCTAAAAGCGGGAATGGTCTTAGCAAGCAGCAGCGTTCTTCCCACACTTCCTGTTATGGCGTTTCCTATCGTAGTGCTCTTTGTGCTTACGAATTATGCTTATGCGAAACTTCAGTGA